The Flavobacteriales bacterium genome includes the window ACGTTCATGCGACTTCGGGAACTTGGCCCAGTTCTCAAATGAAGGAACTTCGGCCACAAATTGAATGCTTGACCCAATGACATTGATCTTTGCATCGGAGTTTTTCAATTCATCTTCCAACCACTTCCATTGTTCCTCGCCCAACATATCTGTTTCAGGTCCAGGGTCTTCTCGATTGAAGCGCGTGTCCAACAGAATGAACTTCACTTTTCGTTCACCTGAACTGTATTCGAAACTGTTGTAGATCCCTTGTCGCTTCCAACGGGGGTCATCCTCTTTCGCTCCGAAAAAATCCAGAAAAATTTTTCTGCTCTCCTCTTTCTGAGGAAAATCCTTACCAATATTATTTGCCCCGAAATCATGATCATCCCACGTTCCAATGGTCGGACACGCTTCTTTAAGCAGATTGTAATTCGGGTTGGCCTGCATCATGGCATATCGCTCAGCCAAACTCTTTCCTGAATTGCCAATGTCTCCATAGACAATGTCACCGAGCCACACCCAAAGCTGCGGTTTCTTTGACACCACGCTTTTCCAGATGTTCTGTTTGGTGAACTGAAAGCTGCACGAACCGAAGGCAAAACGATCTATCTCCTGTGCCTTTCCAACAAAAGTGGATAGAAATACTGCGAGAAAAAGGATATTTTTCATGCGAACAAATGTCGATTTAATTGTTTTAAATCACCGTAAAGTTTAGGCTAAATGAAACTCGTTTTTGCTTCCCTGCTGGTTCTCGCCTGTTTTGTTCCGATGGCGCAGAATCTACCGATCGGACATCAATCCATCACTTACAATGATCCTTCGCGAAGCAACCGCGCCATTGCGTGCGAGGTTTATTATCCAGGAACTGCTTCTGGCGACAACGTGGCGGTTGCGGCAGGTGAATTTCCGTTGGTGGTGGTCGGACACGGGTTTTCCATGGCTGTTTCCGCCTATCAGAACTGGTGGGAAGAATTTGTTCCGAAAGGATACATCTTTGTGCTCCCAACAACCGAAGGCGGTCTTTTCACGGTGAGCCATGGGGATTTTGGAATGGATCTCGCTTTCGTGGCGGAACAGATGCAGGCCGCGAACACAAACTCCAATTCGGCTTTCTACGGAAAAGTGAAACCACGGACGGCCATCATGGGCCATAGCATGGGCGGTGGAGCCACCATTCTTGCGGCAGCCAACAATACCAACATCGATTGCATTGTGGGATTGGCACCTGCCGAAACCACGCCTTCAGCAGCCAGCGCAGGAGCGAATGTGAGCGTGCCAGCACTCATTCTTCACGGCAATCAAGATCAGGTTACGCCCGAAGCGGATCACGCGCTGCTCATCTACAACGGACTGGCCTCGTCATGTAAATATTATGCGCGATTGACCGAAGGCTGCCATTGCTTTTATGCCAACTACAATATTTTCTGCGCCACGGGCGAGACGAACATTGGGACGCTTACCAGAGAGCAACAACAGCAATTGAGCTATGGTCTGGTCGGTCCGTGGCTCGATTATTTCCTCATGGACAATTGCCCTGCGTATGATGATTTTCTGACGGAACTGAATACGAATTCTGACCTCGGAACAAACCTGCTCGATTGCGCCAATGATGCCCCAATTATTACGGAAAACAGCGGCACACTTTCGAGCGACAGCCAAACCAATTACCAATGGTATTTGAATGGAACTGCCATCCCGAATGCAGACCAGCAGACCTACTCCTACGCTCAATCTGGCACGTATCAGGTTGGCACCACCAATTTGGGAAATTGCCCAACACTTTCGAACGAAATCCAAGTTCAGATCACAGGAATTGTAGAACCGACCATTGGAATTACCCGACAGGTGAATGACCGGATCTCTTTCCGATCAACGGTCGTTTTGCATAATGCACGGGCTGATTGGTTCGATCTTTCGGGTAGAATAATAGGCAATGAGGCCATTGCAAATGTTGGCAACAATGGGCTGTTCACGTTGACCAAACCACAGGTGGAAGGCGTGAAATTGCTTCGGGTAAGTAGCGATGAGACCATAAAAACGTGGCGACTTTTCTGATCGGAAAAGCGGAATTACCACTTTACGAATTGCTCCACATCATTCTTCATGATCTCTTTCCCTGAAAGGATAATGAGCCGCTCAACCACGTTGCGCAGTTCACGGATGTTTCCTGTCCAATCGTAGTCTTGAAGTTCTTTTAACGCATCTGCTTGAATGCGCTTTTTTGCAACGCCCTGCTCATCGCAGATCACGCCAAGAAAATGGTCAACGAGCAATGGAATATCATTCCTGCGGTCGTTCAATGCAGGAACCTGAATCAGAATCACACCCAAACGGTGGTACAGGTCTTCGCGAAAATTCCCAGCCTCGATCTCTTTTTTCAGGTCCTTGTTGGTGGCTGCAACCACACGAACATCTACCTGAATTTCCTTCTCTCCTCCCACTCTGGTGATCTTGTTCTCCTGCAACGCACGCAGCACTTTAGCTTGCGCTGAAAGACTCATATCACCGATCTCATCCAAGAAGAGCGTTCCACCTGTAGCTGTTTCGAAGTTTCCTTTCTTCTGTTTGATGGCTGATGTGAATGCTCCCTTCTCATGGCCGAATAGTTCACTTTCGATCAACTCAGATGGAATGGCCGCACAGTTCACCTCCACCAACGGCCCATCCGAACGACCGCTTTTCTCATGCAAGGCACGAGCTACCAACTCTTTCCCTGTTCCATTCGGGCCTGTAATAAGAACGCGCGCATCCGTTGGCGCTACCTTCTCGATCATATCCTTCACTTTGGCGATGCCTTCCGACTCACCGATCATCTCGTAGCTTTTGCTCACCTTCTTGCGAAGCTTCTTCGTCTCGGCCACGATCTCAGTTCTGTCCAACGCATTGCGCACAGAAACCAGTAAACGATTCAGATCCAATGGCTTGGGAATGTAATCGTAAGCTCCTTTCTTCAGCAGGTCAACTGCTGTTTCAATATCTCCGTGACCTGAGATCATCACCACTGGCGTATCTGGCGCCAACAGCAGAATTCGATCCAGCACTTCACCACCATCCATCTTCGGCATTTTGATGTCGCAAAGGATTACATCAAACTTGCCGCCTTTCACTTTCACCACACCCGAAAGACCGTCTTCGGCCTCATCTACCTCAAACTTCTCGTATTCAAGAATTTCTCGAATGGCATTGCGGATACTTCTCTCGTCATCAATGATCAGAACCTTAGGCATAGCGGTGAGTTTTAAGTGTCTTCAAAAATAGAAAGCAGCTCGGGTCAGATGCGATCTTCCATCACTTGATGAAGCACGCCTTCTTTCAATGCGTAGCTTGATAGCAACAACCTTTCCAAACCGTTCAATGAAAGAATCCATTGCACCATGTAAGATGCCAAATGAATGGTATCAACACGCATTTCCACAAGGCCTGGAATTGCTTTTCGCGTTTCGTAATCGCAAGTTATCAATCGATCATGCAGTTGTTTCAGTTCATTCAGATCCAACTCTTCGCTTACAACAGAACTGGCCAGTTTTGGTGTTCCCTTTTCCGCCCAGATCATTTCAATGAAACTATCGAAACTGCCAGAAGAACCGATCAAGGTCTTCACGCCAAACTTTCGACAATTCCGTAGAAGTTCTGGAAGTTGTTCCGAAAACAACTCATCCAAATTCCGGAAATCTGATTTCTGCAAAGGATCATTCGGTTCGAGCATTTGCAGCACGCGCGAAATACCCAATCGGTAACTCTTCATCCACAGAACACCCGTTCTGTCGGCTATGATGAATTCGGTACTTCCGCCACCAATGTCCATGATCAGCATCGGCTCATCACCAAAGGGAATTGCCAGATTCACACCTTCATAGATCAGGCGTGCTTCTTCCATTCCATCGATCACCTTGATGTCCAAACCGAGTTCGGATTTCACCTCCGCAACAAACTCAGCCCCGTTGGAAGTACTTCTGACCCCTGATGTAGCGAAGGCCAACGTCTTCTCGCAGTTGTGCTGCTTGATAATTTCCAGATACTCCGCCAACGCGCTTTTGGCACGCTGAATCGGCTCAGGAAGCAGTTTACCCGCGATCATGGCACCTTCCCCGATCTTGACCGCGATTTTGGTATTGAAAACGGTCTGGTAATGACCCGCTGGCAGCACATCCACTATAAGAAGATTGAAGGTGTTCGTACCGAGATCGATGACAGCTACTCGCATATCTACCCCTCCTGACCTCCCCAAGGGAGAGGAAATCCACAATCATTTACCACACCACTATCCGCAAGAGTAACTTCCACGCAGCAGCTGCTCTCCTTTTGGGAAATGCCCTTTGGGCAGAAGGGTTTTAGTGATAACGGATCCATTTCCAAAGTTCTTTGTAGGAGATCTTTTTCCCGTACATCAGAATTCCCGTGCGGTAAATGCGCCCGGCCAACCATGTGGTGGCAACAAAGCCGATGACAAGCAAGCTCATCGAAAGAGCAAGTTCCCCTAATGGTACGCCTCCGAAAGGTATGCGAACCATCATGATGATAGGTGAGGTGAATGGAATCATTGAGAGCCACATAGCCAGTGTTCCATCTGGATTATTGATCACTACCTGAGACATCAAAAATGAAAAAATGATCGGGATGGTGATCGGCAGCATGAACTGCTGGGTATCTGCCTCATTGTCCACGGCCGAACCCACTGCGGCAAAAAGCGCGCTGTAGATCAAGTATCCACCCAAAAAGTAGAAGACGAAGCAACCGATAAGATACGCAAATGGAATGCCATCAACTTTAGACAAAAACTCCTTTGCCGCATTAACATTCAATTCAGCACTTGATTCATCAGTCGCCACATTTGGTGTAAGTGTTTGATTTCTCGAAAGCACTTCCTCTAAATTTACACCCGAATTCTCCTCCATCAGTTGTCTTTCCACAAACACAACGGTTCCCGAATAGAAGGCGGTCGATAACGCGACCCAGAGTACAAATTGAGTTAACCCAACCAGCGCGATTCCAATAATTTTACCCATCATCAACTCAAACGGTTTGACGGATGAGATGATAACCTCAATGATGCGATTGGTCTTTTCCTCAATAACTCCCCGCATTACTTGAACGCCATACAAGAATATGAACATATAGATGAGAATACCGCTGAACATGCCAATGGCCATGCTTCGCTCCCTACTTTGATTCTTCTCCCCTATCTCATCGATTTTCAACGTAGCCAAACTAACGTGAGCTTCTTTCTTGACCCTTTCAATGGTCTCCATGTTCACCCCCAAACCCGAAAGCTTAATCTGTGACAAGGAGTTTTCAAGCGAGTTCTCGATATATCGAATCACCTGCAAACTTGGCTGCTTTTCATAGATCAATTTGACTCCGTTTGTCGTGTTGAGAATCAAAGGATGGATGTACAGCACCGCATCAAAATCATCGGAACCTAATAATTCAGATTTAGCACTATCCAACCTTAACGAAGCCTCTGGTAACTTGAAATGAATGTTCTCTGTGTCCTCCAATTTCATGTGAAGCGGAGGCAGATCACTGAAAAGATGACTCTCATCGATCACAAGAATCGTGGTATCCTCATCTTCATTAAGTGCTATCCAGATGGGTACAATGAACATGGCGGCCATCAACACAGGGCCGAGAATCGTCATGATGACGAATGACTTCTTGCGTACGCGGGTCAGGTATTCGCGCTGAATAATGAGTCCGATCTTGCTCATGCCGCTGCACCTTCTTTATTGTATTTCTCCACCGCCTGAATAAAAATATCGTTCATGCTCGGAATGATCTCGTGGAAACCTCTCACCTCAACTGCCCGCATGATATTTCCGAGCAATTGGTTGGTCGTTCCGCCATTCACCAACTGGACCGTAGCATCCATGTGGTCGCCTTCTGGTCCGTGGCTCAACAGTTCACCGTAGGTACCTAACGAACTTCCAAGTTGCATCATCGAACCTTTGAAATCGATGTTGTAAGTCTGCGTTCGGAAACGGTTTCTGATCTCGCTCACCTCGCCATCCAATATCACACGTGAGTTGTTGATCAACGCAATGTGGTCACACAACTCCTCCACCGAACCCATGTTGTGGGTGGAGAAAATGATGGTTGTGCCTTTCTTTTTCAGTTCGAGGATCTCAGATTTGATGAGATTGGTATTGATCGGGTCGAAACCGCTGAACGGCTCATCAAGAATCAAAAGTTTCGGTTCGTGAAGTACCGTTACAATGAACTGCACCTTTTGGGCCATTCCTTTCGAAAGCTCTTCCACTTTCTTGTTCCACCAAGCCTCGATCTCGAACTTCTCGAACCAATATTTGAGTTTGGTCAGCGCTTCTTTCTTTGAAAGTCCCTTCAGCTGGCAGAGATAAAGTGCCTGTTCCCCCACCTTCATCTTCTTGTAAAGGCCACGCTCTTCAGGCAAGTAACCGATCTCTTGCAGGTGTTTTTGCTGAAGACGTTCGCCACCGAACCAAAGACTTCCCGTATCGGGACCCGTAATTTGGTTGATGATGCGGATAAACGTGGTTTTCCCTGCACCGTTCGGGCCAAGAAGCCCAAAAATGGAACCTTCGGGAACACTGATGCTGATGTCCTCTATGGCCACATGACCTGCGTAGGCCTTGCTTACATTTTCAGCATGAAAAATTGGAGTGTTGCTCAAAACTGTAGTGAGTTCTTAGTTGTGAAAGTAGTCTTTCATTTTGTCAAAGAAACTCTTTTCGCCCTTGGCGGGATCGGGTCTGAAGTTCTCCGAGTTCCGCAACTGTTCAAGCATCGATTTCTCTTCTTTACTGAGTTTTTTCGGAATCCAAACATTGGTATGGACCAGAATATCGCCCTTTGTTCCGTAATCGAGGTCAGGCAACCCTTTTCCTCGCAGACGAAGTAGCTTTCCACTCTGCGTTCCTGCATCCACTTTGATTCGCGCTTTACCGTCAATGGTCGGAACTTCGGCTGTTGTTCCCAAAGCGGCATCAATAAAACTGATGTACAGTTCGTAGTGAAGATTGCTGCCATCGCGTTTCAGCAGTGGATGTTCCTCTTCTTCCACAAGAACGATCAGGTCTCCAGGAACGCCACCTTTTGCACCAGCATTTCCCTTGCCACGCACGGAAAGTTGCATCTCATTTCCGACACCTGCTGGAATTTTCACCTCGATGACCTCTTCGCCTTTCACAATTCCATCTCCGTAGCAAGCGGTACACTTGTGCGCAATCGTACTTCCTTGTCCGTTACACGATGGACAGGTTGATGACGTCTGCATCTGACCCAAAGGCGTGTTCATCACACGCGTAACCTGACCGCGACCACCACATGTTTGACAGGTGCTCATTTGGCCGTCCTCGGCTCCCGTTCCGCTGCACTTTTTACAGCTCACGTACTTGTTCACCTTCAATTTTTTGGTCACACCGTTGGCAACCTCATCCAAGGTCAATTTTACGCGCACGCGAAGATTGGAACCACGGTGAACCCGCGTTCTGCGGCCACCGCCACCACCACCGAATCCGCCTCCGAAGTGCCCTCCAAAAATATCTCCGAACTGGCTAAAGATGTCGTCCATGGACATGCCGCCTCCACCGAAGCCACCACCGAAACCACCACCCGCTGCGCCACCCATTCCGGCATGGCCGAACTGATCGTAGCGGGCTTTCTTGTCGGCATTGCTGAGCACTTCGTACGCCTCAGCAGCTTCCTTGAACTTTTCTTCTGCCTCTGTATCCCCCGGATTTTTATCTGGGTGATACTTCACAGCCATCTTCCGATAGGCCTTTTTTATTTCTGCGGCATCGGCATTCTTGCCAACGCCCAACACTTCGTAATAATCTCTTTTCGCCATTCTTCTTCCTATTACGAACCTACCACCACTTTGGCAAATCGGATCACCTTATCGTTGAGGAAGTAACCCTTCTCCACTTCATCGATCACTTTTCCCTTCATGTCATCGGATGGTGCTGGAAACTGCGTGACGGCCTCATGGAATTCCGGGTCGAATGTCTCTCCTTTGCTCTCCATCGGCTTCAGGCCCTTGTTGCCCAATTCCCTGACCAATTTGTGGTAGATGAGTTCCATTCCTTCTTTCACGCTTGGAACATCCGTGGCATTCTCCATGTTCGCGCGGGCACGCTCAAAATCATCGATGATCGGCAGCATCAGTTTGAAAACATCTTCCCCAGCGGATCTCATCAGATCTAAACGCTCCTTGGCTGTTCTTCTTCGGAAGTTCTCAAACTCCGAATACATCCGAAGATATTTATCATTCAGTTCGTTGTATTTCGCCTGAAGTTCCTGCAACGGATCTTTCGCTTCTTCTGGCTGGTTTTCTTCTAAGGTAGTATCTGAGTTTTCCTCAGCAGCTTTTACTTCCTCATTCTCCAATTCGGTCGCTTCCGTTT containing:
- a CDS encoding alkaline phosphatase family protein → MKNILFLAVFLSTFVGKAQEIDRFAFGSCSFQFTKQNIWKSVVSKKPQLWVWLGDIVYGDIGNSGKSLAERYAMMQANPNYNLLKEACPTIGTWDDHDFGANNIGKDFPQKEESRKIFLDFFGAKEDDPRWKRQGIYNSFEYSSGERKVKFILLDTRFNREDPGPETDMLGEEQWKWLEDELKNSDAKINVIGSSIQFVAEVPSFENWAKFPKSHERMIKLIGETGVKGVVFLSGDVHFTETSKRKYDQISYPIYDFTSSGLTHGNNVMGLNQNPYRLGKSRYGRHNFGFIEFDWEGQKLTFTEFSQHGKQKYQQEVLFSEIGW
- a CDS encoding response regulator, which gives rise to MPKVLIIDDERSIRNAIREILEYEKFEVDEAEDGLSGVVKVKGGKFDVILCDIKMPKMDGGEVLDRILLLAPDTPVVMISGHGDIETAVDLLKKGAYDYIPKPLDLNRLLVSVRNALDRTEIVAETKKLRKKVSKSYEMIGESEGIAKVKDMIEKVAPTDARVLITGPNGTGKELVARALHEKSGRSDGPLVEVNCAAIPSELIESELFGHEKGAFTSAIKQKKGNFETATGGTLFLDEIGDMSLSAQAKVLRALQENKITRVGGEKEIQVDVRVVAATNKDLKKEIEAGNFREDLYHRLGVILIQVPALNDRRNDIPLLVDHFLGVICDEQGVAKKRIQADALKELQDYDWTGNIRELRNVVERLIILSGKEIMKNDVEQFVKW
- a CDS encoding phosphatase; amino-acid sequence: MRVAVIDLGTNTFNLLIVDVLPAGHYQTVFNTKIAVKIGEGAMIAGKLLPEPIQRAKSALAEYLEIIKQHNCEKTLAFATSGVRSTSNGAEFVAEVKSELGLDIKVIDGMEEARLIYEGVNLAIPFGDEPMLIMDIGGGSTEFIIADRTGVLWMKSYRLGISRVLQMLEPNDPLQKSDFRNLDELFSEQLPELLRNCRKFGVKTLIGSSGSFDSFIEMIWAEKGTPKLASSVVSEELDLNELKQLHDRLITCDYETRKAIPGLVEMRVDTIHLASYMVQWILSLNGLERLLLSSYALKEGVLHQVMEDRI
- a CDS encoding ABC transporter permease, which gives rise to MSKIGLIIQREYLTRVRKKSFVIMTILGPVLMAAMFIVPIWIALNEDEDTTILVIDESHLFSDLPPLHMKLEDTENIHFKLPEASLRLDSAKSELLGSDDFDAVLYIHPLILNTTNGVKLIYEKQPSLQVIRYIENSLENSLSQIKLSGLGVNMETIERVKKEAHVSLATLKIDEIGEKNQSRERSMAIGMFSGILIYMFIFLYGVQVMRGVIEEKTNRIIEVIISSVKPFELMMGKIIGIALVGLTQFVLWVALSTAFYSGTVVFVERQLMEENSGVNLEEVLSRNQTLTPNVATDESSAELNVNAAKEFLSKVDGIPFAYLIGCFVFYFLGGYLIYSALFAAVGSAVDNEADTQQFMLPITIPIIFSFLMSQVVINNPDGTLAMWLSMIPFTSPIIMMVRIPFGGVPLGELALSMSLLVIGFVATTWLAGRIYRTGILMYGKKISYKELWKWIRYH
- a CDS encoding ATP-binding cassette domain-containing protein; this encodes MFHAENVSKAYAGHVAIEDISISVPEGSIFGLLGPNGAGKTTFIRIINQITGPDTGSLWFGGERLQQKHLQEIGYLPEERGLYKKMKVGEQALYLCQLKGLSKKEALTKLKYWFEKFEIEAWWNKKVEELSKGMAQKVQFIVTVLHEPKLLILDEPFSGFDPINTNLIKSEILELKKKGTTIIFSTHNMGSVEELCDHIALINNSRVILDGEVSEIRNRFRTQTYNIDFKGSMMQLGSSLGTYGELLSHGPEGDHMDATVQLVNGGTTNQLLGNIMRAVEVRGFHEIIPSMNDIFIQAVEKYNKEGAAA
- the dnaJ gene encoding molecular chaperone DnaJ, with the translated sequence MAKRDYYEVLGVGKNADAAEIKKAYRKMAVKYHPDKNPGDTEAEEKFKEAAEAYEVLSNADKKARYDQFGHAGMGGAAGGGFGGGFGGGGMSMDDIFSQFGDIFGGHFGGGFGGGGGGRRTRVHRGSNLRVRVKLTLDEVANGVTKKLKVNKYVSCKKCSGTGAEDGQMSTCQTCGGRGQVTRVMNTPLGQMQTSSTCPSCNGQGSTIAHKCTACYGDGIVKGEEVIEVKIPAGVGNEMQLSVRGKGNAGAKGGVPGDLIVLVEEEEHPLLKRDGSNLHYELYISFIDAALGTTAEVPTIDGKARIKVDAGTQSGKLLRLRGKGLPDLDYGTKGDILVHTNVWIPKKLSKEEKSMLEQLRNSENFRPDPAKGEKSFFDKMKDYFHN
- the grpE gene encoding nucleotide exchange factor GrpE, with protein sequence MSKKKETEATELENEEVKAAEENSDTTLEENQPEEAKDPLQELQAKYNELNDKYLRMYSEFENFRRRTAKERLDLMRSAGEDVFKLMLPIIDDFERARANMENATDVPSVKEGMELIYHKLVRELGNKGLKPMESKGETFDPEFHEAVTQFPAPSDDMKGKVIDEVEKGYFLNDKVIRFAKVVVGS